A genomic window from Silene latifolia isolate original U9 population chromosome Y, ASM4854445v1, whole genome shotgun sequence includes:
- the LOC141630846 gene encoding protein FAR1-RELATED SEQUENCE 5-like, translating to MLNDRADIPITRKFNTLVREVGGIHILHFNGQDTRNFINSERRKIRFHGDAKEVLNYIEGLKAQNPDFYYAVERHADNKLLNIFWSDARCCAMYKAFGDPSSFDSTFLSNGYQMPLCPFVGVNHHGSTVLFAAALISYEDTESSEWVFEKWMECMGRAPTILLTNQRKVMEGAINKVFPETKHRLCVWHILQNADKNLKNHPQFPQIDRDLCTLVHESITEEELQDMWDDFMEKYNLQRNKWLRGAWDMRQR from the coding sequence ATGTTGAACGACAGAGCTGACATACCAATTACCCGGAAATTCAACACATTAGTTAGGGAGGTTGGAGGGATTCATATTCTACATTTCAATGGGCAGGACACGAGAAACTTCATCAACAGCGAACGTCGCAAAATTAGGTTTCATGGTGACGCTAAAGAGGTCTTAAATTATATCGAGGGCTTAAAAGCTCAGAATCCAGATTTTTACTACGCTGTTGAAAGGCACGCGGATAATAAGCTGTTGAACATTTTCTGGTCTGATGCACGATGTTGTGCCATGTATAAGGCTTTTGGTGACCCATCGTCGTTCGATAGTACATTTCTAAGCAACGGGTACCAGATGCCTTTATGTCCATTCGTAGGAGTTAATCATCATGGAAGTACAGTATTATTTGCAGCGGCTTTAATTTCATACGAAGACACCGAGTCATCCGAGTGGGTGTTTGAGAAGTGGATGGAATGTATGGGGAGAGCTCCGACCATCTTATTAACTAATCAACGCAAAGTAATGGAGGGGGCAATCAATAAAGTCTTCCCAGAGACTAAACATAGATTATGCGTTTGGCATATTCTTCAAAACGCGGATAAGAATTTAAAAAACCACCCACAATTTCCTCAGATTGACAGAGATTTGTGTACGCTTGTGCACGAGAGTATCACGGAAGAGGAATTGCAAGATATGTGGGACGATTTCATGGAAAAATACAACTTGCAACGCAACAAATGGTTAAGGGGTGCATGGGATATGAGACAGCGATGA